The following coding sequences are from one Paenibacillus tundrae window:
- a CDS encoding sensor histidine kinase: MSRKIIAALITIAMLFATYGLLLTYFTMNKKTMPIATDGTMDLTNWAFEENGVVRLDGQWEFYPHRLLFSHPIDSERMADQPPSLIQVPGYWAKQMDTLGVATYRLRILIDDDSVVYGIKTAAVLISNRLIVNGQVVGSSGDPNLEEDYRALNKPYVSYFTLKQGWNDILVEVANHEFRVASGIGESIQLGKADQISRIRDLATAHDWVVLTAFLIMGLYFIGLFSQRRNDLSLVVFGLVCLFIAAFTSVSGERVLFDVIGPFPFWLYFRIQMVVTVGVGVGFFLYVYTAFRPYSHKWLTKGGLVTGTCLLLLHLGFATQLTTGLLRLVTSLYVTLALLYATYVFVHAVLHKVAGSWYLAVAAMALNAMILNQNLNVYFGVPIYSFAPVEPFLVLLMLALLMSLRFSNAFQRIEELSEQLLEADKHKDDFLARTSHEFKTPLHGVMNISRSMLDDVANPATAEQREKLQLMIEVTRKLSQLVYDILDLSKLKQGEFRIVLAPVDVRSVVEVQIRFYAYLCTDKDIQLVNQVPADLPLAQADENRISQVISNLLDNAIKHTEHGTIIVTGKEHGGLLQFEVRDTGAGIDPENLPHIYEPFKSTEETRKRGFGLGLPIAKQLIDLQGGTLVVMSTLGVGTTFTFTLPMALQHSDPWVPSSTSYAQPLEKEYSFSTPYIMNPDGQRTVLIVDDQYVNLKVLLDALQSLNYRVIAVKDGYEALEQINQPGRIDLVILDLMMPGMSGYEVCLEIRKRYSLLDLPVLMVTAALQPQDKVAAFQVGANDYLPKPFDLEELKARIGSLLAMKESLGRAVHMEVAFLQSQIKPHFLYNVLNSIVSSSYTDVERARNMIIALADYLRGSFRFSNTDERIEFDEEFQLIQTYVEIEQARFGDRISFKYDIPEDAYRSKMPPLLLQPLVENAIRHGIGARIEGGTVELKAERSEGGWLFTVIDDGVGISPERIDLLLEQNESNGEHGVGLRNINKRLRFEYGTSLELASEPGRGTSVAFRIPDLQS, translated from the coding sequence ATGAGTCGTAAAATCATTGCGGCGCTTATTACAATAGCGATGCTGTTCGCCACTTATGGGTTATTGCTGACATATTTCACAATGAATAAAAAAACGATGCCCATTGCCACCGATGGAACGATGGATTTAACCAATTGGGCATTTGAAGAGAACGGTGTCGTTCGGTTGGATGGACAATGGGAGTTTTATCCCCATCGACTACTCTTCAGCCACCCAATTGATTCAGAGCGAATGGCAGATCAGCCACCTTCATTGATTCAAGTACCTGGTTATTGGGCCAAGCAGATGGACACGTTAGGCGTGGCTACATACCGGTTGAGGATTCTAATCGATGATGACAGTGTTGTATATGGGATCAAAACGGCAGCTGTTCTGATTTCTAACAGGCTTATCGTCAATGGTCAAGTCGTAGGCTCCAGCGGAGATCCTAATCTGGAAGAGGATTATCGGGCACTTAATAAGCCTTATGTTAGCTACTTCACACTCAAACAGGGGTGGAACGACATTCTCGTCGAGGTCGCCAACCACGAATTTCGCGTTGCTAGTGGAATTGGTGAATCGATTCAATTAGGTAAGGCTGATCAGATTTCAAGAATTCGGGATCTCGCGACTGCACATGATTGGGTGGTATTAACCGCGTTTCTGATCATGGGACTTTATTTTATCGGGTTATTCTCTCAGCGGAGGAACGACCTTTCTCTTGTCGTATTTGGACTCGTCTGTTTGTTTATCGCGGCGTTTACAAGTGTCAGTGGTGAGAGAGTACTGTTTGATGTGATTGGGCCATTCCCTTTCTGGCTCTATTTCCGAATTCAAATGGTGGTAACCGTTGGGGTAGGCGTAGGCTTTTTCCTGTATGTGTATACCGCATTCCGCCCCTACAGCCACAAATGGCTCACGAAAGGAGGCTTGGTTACAGGGACATGTTTACTCCTCCTGCATCTGGGCTTCGCTACACAGCTTACAACAGGACTGCTGCGTCTCGTGACGTCACTATATGTCACATTAGCTTTGTTGTACGCAACCTATGTGTTTGTTCACGCAGTTCTACATAAGGTAGCTGGTAGTTGGTATCTTGCCGTTGCGGCTATGGCTTTGAACGCAATGATCCTGAACCAGAACTTGAACGTATATTTCGGAGTACCCATTTATTCATTTGCGCCAGTTGAGCCGTTTCTTGTGCTCCTCATGCTTGCGCTGTTAATGTCGCTTCGCTTTTCCAATGCTTTTCAACGGATTGAGGAGCTTTCCGAGCAACTGCTGGAGGCAGATAAACACAAGGATGATTTTCTTGCGCGTACCTCGCATGAGTTCAAGACACCTCTGCATGGTGTGATGAACATATCACGATCCATGCTCGATGATGTTGCCAATCCAGCTACAGCAGAGCAACGAGAAAAGCTACAATTAATGATTGAGGTGACCAGAAAGCTATCTCAGCTCGTCTATGACATTCTGGACTTGTCCAAACTGAAACAGGGAGAATTCAGGATCGTACTTGCACCAGTGGATGTGCGTTCTGTCGTGGAGGTTCAGATTCGTTTCTACGCCTATCTCTGTACAGATAAGGACATTCAACTCGTCAATCAGGTTCCAGCGGATTTACCTCTCGCGCAAGCTGATGAAAATCGGATAAGCCAAGTCATCAGTAATTTGCTCGATAACGCGATCAAGCACACGGAGCATGGAACGATTATTGTCACGGGGAAAGAACACGGAGGGTTGCTCCAATTCGAAGTTAGGGACACAGGTGCAGGCATTGACCCGGAGAATCTGCCGCATATTTACGAGCCGTTCAAATCCACGGAGGAAACACGGAAACGCGGCTTCGGGCTTGGACTGCCAATTGCGAAGCAACTGATCGATCTGCAGGGAGGTACGCTTGTTGTCATGTCTACGTTGGGAGTTGGCACAACCTTTACGTTTACACTGCCGATGGCATTACAACATAGCGACCCATGGGTTCCTTCATCTACATCCTATGCTCAGCCTTTGGAAAAGGAATATTCATTCTCAACGCCATATATTATGAATCCCGATGGCCAGCGGACGGTATTGATTGTCGATGATCAGTATGTGAACTTGAAGGTTTTGCTGGATGCGTTGCAATCGCTCAATTATCGTGTTATTGCGGTCAAAGATGGATACGAAGCGCTTGAACAGATCAACCAGCCGGGCAGAATTGATCTAGTCATTCTTGATCTGATGATGCCTGGTATGTCTGGATATGAAGTCTGTCTTGAAATTCGCAAGCGGTACTCACTGCTAGACTTGCCTGTGCTAATGGTAACAGCAGCGCTGCAACCGCAGGATAAAGTGGCGGCATTCCAGGTGGGAGCCAACGATTATTTGCCCAAGCCATTTGATCTGGAAGAACTAAAAGCTCGAATTGGAAGTTTGCTTGCTATGAAGGAGTCGCTGGGACGGGCAGTCCATATGGAGGTAGCATTCCTTCAATCACAGATTAAGCCGCACTTCCTATATAATGTCCTCAATAGTATCGTGTCTTCCAGTTATACTGACGTGGAGCGTGCAAGGAACATGATTATTGCGTTGGCAGATTATTTACGAGGGAGCTTCCGGTTCAGCAATACAGATGAACGAATTGAATTTGATGAAGAATTCCAGCTTATTCAAACGTATGTGGAGATTGAGCAAGCAAGGTTCGGGGATCGGATCAGCTTCAAATATGATATCCCAGAAGATGCTTATCGCTCGAAGATGCCGCCGTTGCTGTTGCAGCCATTGGTTGAAAATGCCATTCGTCATGGTATCGGAGCTCGAATCGAAGGCGGAACCGTAGAATTGAAAGCAGAGAGATCCGAAGGGGGTTGGCTATTCACTGTAATTGATGACGGAGTCGGCATTTCTCCCGAGCGAATAGATCTACTACTGGAACAAAACGAATCGAATGGTGAGCACGGCGTAGGCCTGCGGAATATCAACAAGCGACTGAGATTTGAATACGGGACTTCACTGGAGCTCGCGAGCGAGCCAGGGCGTGGAACAAGTGTTGCCTTTCGTATTCCAGATCTGCAGTCTTAA
- a CDS encoding DUF2536 family protein, protein MEISLDMIKDKVECLQAYDFNELERTIEDRIGINKALMLRVKQVQHQVTYHPILNKMLYSAVVHFAMD, encoded by the coding sequence ATGGAAATTTCACTGGATATGATCAAAGACAAAGTCGAATGCTTGCAGGCTTATGACTTCAATGAACTAGAGCGAACGATTGAGGACCGCATCGGAATCAACAAAGCGCTGATGCTACGGGTGAAGCAAGTTCAGCATCAAGTGACGTACCACCCAATTCTCAATAAGATGTTATATAGTGCCGTTGTGCATTTTGCAATGGATTGA
- a CDS encoding response regulator, with product MIRVMLIDDEEDALNLLEILLGQVGNVEVAGRYLNPIQAIDALSQTMVDAVFLDIQMPGMKGTEAARRIRNISPELPIIFTTAYAEYALEAFEIDSTDYLLKPFTVGRLQNTVARITKNLYKEADTVRPNQAPVPSVHSLGGFHIISPIETDKEVVWKTKKERELCAFLIHHEGKRVNAGVIIEALWPGYDLDKAKSYLYTCLSYLRRSLTDQDIPIHIRKGNQGFSAELNDIIIDVSPFETLLNQILDEENMQEKHYNQMNEMYTGDYMDGCNFDWAIARQLEIKSLYVRVLRKWNKYYRSQEKLSLAADSLQRLLKLHPDSEIDGRALIRLHLELGNRSEAYRVCLQLEQAVRIQLGTELEEETMLLVRQTMERQSAHPNES from the coding sequence ATGATACGTGTCATGTTAATTGACGATGAAGAAGATGCATTGAATTTGCTCGAAATATTGCTTGGTCAAGTGGGGAATGTCGAAGTTGCCGGAAGGTATCTCAATCCCATCCAGGCAATTGATGCTCTAAGCCAAACGATGGTCGATGCAGTGTTCTTAGATATCCAGATGCCGGGTATGAAGGGGACTGAAGCTGCGCGCCGCATCAGAAATATCTCTCCTGAGTTACCCATCATTTTCACGACAGCCTACGCGGAATATGCGCTGGAAGCGTTCGAGATCGATTCAACTGACTATTTACTTAAGCCTTTTACGGTAGGCAGATTACAGAATACAGTTGCACGGATAACCAAAAACCTTTACAAAGAAGCAGACACAGTGCGGCCCAATCAGGCTCCTGTTCCATCGGTTCATTCTCTTGGAGGGTTCCATATCATATCACCGATTGAGACCGACAAAGAAGTCGTGTGGAAAACCAAAAAGGAGCGAGAGCTCTGTGCCTTCCTGATTCATCATGAAGGTAAGCGCGTGAATGCCGGCGTCATTATTGAAGCGTTATGGCCGGGGTACGACCTCGACAAAGCCAAATCGTATTTGTATACTTGTCTTTCTTATCTTCGGAGAAGCTTGACGGATCAGGATATACCCATCCATATTCGCAAAGGAAATCAGGGTTTCTCTGCCGAGCTAAACGATATCATAATAGATGTCTCTCCATTTGAGACGCTGCTCAACCAAATATTGGACGAAGAGAATATGCAAGAGAAGCATTACAATCAGATGAACGAGATGTACACCGGCGATTATATGGATGGATGCAATTTTGACTGGGCGATTGCCAGACAGTTGGAGATCAAATCATTGTATGTTCGTGTTCTTCGTAAATGGAATAAGTATTACCGTAGCCAAGAAAAGCTCTCGCTTGCGGCGGATAGTTTACAGCGGCTACTCAAGCTACACCCAGACTCCGAGATTGACGGCCGCGCGCTCATCAGACTCCATCTGGAGCTTGGTAACCGGAGCGAAGCATACCGTGTTTGCTTGCAGCTGGAACAGGCGGTACGCATTCAGCTTGGCACAGAATTAGAGGAGGAAACTATGTTACTGGTTCGACAAACGATGGAAAGACAGAGTGCGCATCCCAATGAGTCGTAA